In Desulfotomaculum sp., the sequence GCGTTTTCCTTCACAGGAAATCATTGATGTGCGGAAAAAATGGAATAAGCCGGCCTTGGCCTATTACGTTTCCACTGTCGGGGATTCTGCTAAAGACAGGGAGATACTGCAAAAAGAAGGCGTTCCTTTATATATTAACGCAAGAGAGGCAGCCCGGGCAGTTTACGCATTATACGAGTACAAACAAATAATTTCCAGTCAGACCCAAGGATAAACGCAGGAGGTGTTTAAAGTGCAGGTAAAAGAAATTCTAGATAAGGTTAAATCTGACGGGAGAAAGCTGCTTTTCGAGGATGAGGTCAAACGGCTTCTTGCCATAAACGGAGTAGCGGTTACCCCCTGCGAGGTAGCGCATAATGAAGACCAGGCGGTCCAACTGGCCGAAAAGTTCGGCTACCCGGCAGTTCTTAAGATTCATTCTATTGCCTATACCCACAAATCAGATTGCGGAGGAGTAAAACTTAACCTGCCTGATGGAAACTCGGTCAGGGCGGCTTTTCGCGAAATCAGGGCGGCAGTCGCCGATCAGGAGCCGGAGATAAGCGTAACCGTACAGCCCATGGCAAGCGCCGGAACGGAAGTGATCATCGGCGTGACTACCGACAATCATTTTGGCAAGGTAATCATGTTCGGTCTTGGGGGAGTCTTTGCGGAAATTTTTGAAGACGTGACCTTTAGGTTGATTCCCATTACAAGGAAAGATGCCTTTGACATGCTTGGGTCAGTGAAGGGGAATATTCTCTTGGAAGGCTACAGGGGGAACCCCCCGGCGGATCGTGAGACACTGGTAGACGTGCTTTTAAAAGTATCCAAACTGATTGAGAAAAACGCAGAAATTAAGGAACTTGACCTCAACCCGGTAGTTGTTTATGAAAATGGCCTGCTTGTTTTAGACGGAAGGGGAACATTGCTTTAATAAGCAACTTCCCCTCTTTATGTTCAATATTTATTAACTGTTAGATTCTTTTAAAGCATTGTTCGTCAAAAAGTATCTGATCAAGTTCATCCTCAGTGTAAATTCCTTCGCTGAGGATTATTTCTCTTGGGGTGGTACCCATTTGCTTTGCCCGTGTGGCCAGTTCAGTGCACCTGGCATAACCGAGGTGAGGAACAAGAGCGGTCAAACCCCAGTTTTTCCAGCTTGCTACCATTTGATCCCGGCAGGCCTTTTCGTTTGCTGTAATACCCCGGATACATCTTGATGCGAATAAATGATCAGCTTTTTCCAGAATCGATATTGATTCAAACAAGCCATGGGAAAGAAGGGGCAGGAAGGCGTTTAATTCAAGGCGGCCGCGGCGGATAACCTCGCAAACGACATAATCGTTGGCAATAACCCTCATGGCTACCTGCTCGACCATCTCCGCAATTACCGGGTTGACCTTGCCGGGCATGATTGATGAACCGGCTTGGACTTCCGGCAGCATTATTTCAGCAATTCCGGC encodes:
- a CDS encoding acetyl-CoA synthetase, encoding MFKVQVKEILDKVKSDGRKLLFEDEVKRLLAINGVAVTPCEVAHNEDQAVQLAEKFGYPAVLKIHSIAYTHKSDCGGVKLNLPDGNSVRAAFREIRAAVADQEPEISVTVQPMASAGTEVIIGVTTDNHFGKVIMFGLGGVFAEIFEDVTFRLIPITRKDAFDMLGSVKGNILLEGYRGNPPADRETLVDVLLKVSKLIEKNAEIKELDLNPVVVYENGLLVLDGRGTLL